The Polypterus senegalus isolate Bchr_013 chromosome 1, ASM1683550v1, whole genome shotgun sequence genome includes a window with the following:
- the LOC120518446 gene encoding extracellular calcium-sensing receptor-like — MIFLRLLLAGLFIQSVESVCKHLGKPELPLFLKEGDIIIGGLFSFHGSFVGSNPTFESRPEPLKCKSLNYREFQFAQTMMFTIEEINNSTEILPGISLGYKIYDACANIPRSIKAVLDLVNGQDNEFNSDMSCTKQSSVLSVIGQTSSSPMIGMATTIGPLQVPVISHLASCACLSNRKEFPSFFRTVPSDYYQSRALVQLVKHFRWTWVGAIRSDDDYGNSGMSTFVHTALQEGICIEYSESFSRTDPKEKILKVIEVIKQSTAKVIVAFMAQGEMAILMRELLLQNITGLEWVGSESWITARNLATDNGFKVLGGAIGFAIVSAVIPGLREFLLQIHPSDKPDNMFVKEFWETVFGCSLTAQIGADIKNPCTGNESLKEINNPYTDVSELRISNNVYKAVYAVAHSLQNLVCEDRNNPISIKKCWNQINLEPWQVLQYLKGVNFTTKIGERVFFDENGDPTARYELVNWQLNKNGVTEFVVVGYYDASYPVGQQFKMNNINIIWTDNQHQVPTSVCSTSCLPGTRKAVQKGKPICCFDCLPCAEGEVSTKTDSTDCIRCPLDYWSNIKKDQCILKNIEFLSYGEILGMTLVTFSLIGAAVSVSVAVIFFSYRDTPIVKANNSELSFLLLFSLTLCFLCSLTFIGVPSDWSCMLRHTAFGITFVLCISCILGKTVVVLVAFRAALPGNNMMKWFGPTQQRISVCCFTLIQVMICSVWLILSPPFPSKNMQSYKEKIILECDLGSKIAFYTVLGYIGLLSAMCFLLSFLARKLPDNFNEAKYITFSMLIFCAVWITFIPAYISSPGKYTVAVEIFAILASSFGLLLCIFAPKCYVILFKPNKNTKKHLMGKN, encoded by the exons ATGATTTTCTTGAGGTTGCTATTGGCTGGCCTTTTCATACAGTCAGTGGAATCGGTGTGTAAACATCTAGGAAAACCAGAACTCCCACTCTTTTTGAAAGAAGGAGATATAATTATTGGCGGACTGTTTTCTTTTCATGGTAGCTTTGTTGGCAGTAATCCTACTTTTGAAAGCAGGCCAGAgcctttaaaatgtaaaag cCTAAATTATAGAGAATTTCAGTTTGCACAAACCATGATGTTTACCATAGAAGAAATTAACAACAGTACAGAAATTCTTCCGGGCATTTCACTGGGCTATAAGATTTATGATGCGTGTGCAAATATACCTCGGTCAATAAAAGCTGTGCTTGATTTGGTGAATGGGCAAGACAATGAATTTAATTCAGATATGTCTTGCACCAAACAATCTTCTGTGCTTTCAGTAATAGGACAGACCTCATCTTCTCCAATGATTGGAATGGCAACAACTATAGGACCATTGCAGGTTCCAGTG ATAAGTCACCTTGCCAGCTGTGCATGTCTCAGCAATAGAAAAGAATTCCCATCATTCTTTCGGACAGTCCCAAGTGATTATTATCAAAGCAGAGCCTTGGTACAACTGGTCAAGCATTTTCGTTGGACATGGGTTGGCGCAATTAGAAGTGACGATGACTATGGCAATTCTGGAATGTCCACTTTTGTTCACACTGCACTACAAGAGGGAATTTGCATTGAATATTCGGAGTCATTTTCTAGAACAGATCCAAAAGAAAAAATCCTTAAAGTTATTGAAGTCATAAAGCAGTCCACTGCAAAAGTTATTGTAGCTTTTATGGCACAGGGAGAAATGGCAATTTTGATGCGGGAATTACTGCTTCAGAATATTACAGGTTTAGAATGGGTGGGAAGTGAATCTTGGATTACAGCTAGAAACCTTGCCACTGACAATGGATTTAAAGTGCTTGGTGGAGCAATTGGATTTGCCATTGTTAGTGCTGTAATACCAGGTTTGAGGGAATTTCTATTACAAATTCACCCATCTGATAAACCTGACAATATGTTTGTGAAGGAGTTTTGGGAGACTGTATTTGGGTGTTCTCTTACAGCACAGATTGGTGCTGACATAAAAAATCCATGCACAGGAAATGAGAgtctaaaagaaataaataatccatatacTGATGTGTCAGAGCTGAGAATTTCAAATAATGTATATAAAGCTGTTTATGCTGTAGCACATTCACTGCAAAATCTTGTGTGTGAAGACAGAAATAACcctatttcaattaaaaaatgttggaatCAAATAAACCTTGAGCCATGGCAG GTACTTCAGTATCTGAAAGGCGTCAACTTCACAACCAAAATAGGAGAAAGGGTATTCTTTGATGAAAATGGAGACCCAACTGCAAGATATGAGTTAGTAAATTGGCAGCTTAATAAAAATGGAGTGACTGAATTTGTTGTAGTTGGATATTACGATGCATCTTATCCAGTGGGACagcaatttaaaatgaataacatcAATATCATTTGGACAGACAATCAACATCAA GTACCTACATCAGTTTGCAGTACAAGTTGTCTTCCAGGTACTCGTAAGGCTGTTCAGAAAGGCAAACCCATATGTTGTTTTGATTGCCTTCCATGTGCTGAAGGGGAAGTCAGCACCAAAACAG attCCACCGACTGCATCAGATGTCCTTTGGATTACTGGTCAAATATTAAAAAGGATCAATGTATATTAAAGAATATTGAATTTCTTTCATACGGAGAAATTTTAGGAATGACGCTTGTGACATTTTCGCTGATTGGAGCAGCTGTAAGTGTGTCAGTTGCAGTGATTTTCTTCTCCTACAGAGATACTCCAATCGTTAAAGCCAATAATTCTGAGCTGAGCTTTCTTCTCCTGTTTTCTCTGACTCTGTGTTTTCTTTGCTCCCTCACTTTCATTGGTGTGCCCTCTGACTGGTCCTGCATGTTACGACACACAGCTTTCGGAATCACTTTTGTTCTGTGCATTTCTTGCATTCTGGGTAAAACAGTAGTAGTGCTAGTGGCCTTCCGTGCTGCTCTACCCGGGAATAATATGATGAAATGGTTTGGGCCAACTCAGCAGAGGATAAGTGTGTGTTGTTTTACGCTCATACAGGTCATGATATGCAGTGTGTGGTTAATATTATCCCCTCCTTTTCCCAGTAAAAATATGCAATCATACAAAGAGAAAATTATTCTAGAATGTGACCTTGGATCTAAAATTGCATTTTACACTGTGTTGGGATATATAGGACTTCTCTCTGCTATGTGTTTCTTGTTATCTTTCCTGGCTCGCAAGTTACCTGATAACTTTAATGAAGCTAAATATATCACTTTCAGCATGCTGATATTTTGTGCTGTCTGGATTACTTTCATTCCTGCTTATATTAGCTCACCTGGaaaatatactgtagctgttgaaatatttgcaattttggcttctagttttggtttgcttttgtgCATCTTTGCTCCAAAATGCTATGTTATACTGTTTAAACCcaacaaaaacaccaaaaagcATCTGATGGGCAAAAACTAA